TTCAACCTGCTGATCGACAACACCGACGACCATCTGAAAAACCACGGCATGCTTTGGGCCGGACAAGACCGTTACGTTTTGTCGCCGGCCTTCGACGTCGTCCCGCAACTGACCAATCTCGGCTACCAGATGCTGTCGATCGATGGCACAACGCAGGAATCGAGTCTGGCGCTGGCGGTCCAGTCGGCGGCGCATTTCGATCTTTCGGCCGATCAGGCCAGCGCGCTGATCAGGGAAATGGCCGGCATCGTTTACGGCCAGTGGTGGCTGCATGCCAAGCTGAACGAGGTGCCGGATGCGTTGCGCAAGCGCCTGCAAAGCTGTTTTGAGCGGCAAAAGGAAATCATCGGGGCCGGCAAGTTCGCTTACTGAAGGGATCGGACAGCAAGCAGCAAGAAGGCGGATTTACCTGATTTTTGCCTGTTTTTTCTTGTCGACCGCAGGACATCATTCGCGCCCTCGGCTCGCCTGCGCCTCGATGAAGGTCTGGATGGCCCAGGCCAGTTCCTGTTTGAGCACGCCCTGCCAGGGTGGCATGTGGGTGACGCCGACGATGACCTTGCCGTAGCGCACCGACTTGGCGAACCAGGCGTCGTTGTCGCGCATGCAGGCGGCGTTCAGTTCGGCGTCGTCGATCCGCCGACAGTAGCGGTTGATCTGGCGCAGGTCGGGGGCCGGTGCCGCATTGGTCGCCGCATCGGCGCCGTGACAGCGGGCGCAGGCCTGGTTGTAGGCGGCCCGCCCGACGCTGACGGCGGCCGGCTGGCCGCGGTAGGGATTGGCTTCGAGCCAGGTTTCGCCGAGCGGCGCCAGACCATCCGGCGCAACGTCGGGAGCGACGGCGACTTCGTTGGCATGGATGGCGGCACTGAACAGCACCGCACAAAACAGGGGAAAAAGTTTGCGCATGGGTCTCACCAGTCGGTCGGACAGGCGCGGCAGCCTGTGAAATCGGCATCCTGGAATACCGTGTAGCGGCGGTAGCTGCCGGAAAGATCGGCACCCTGGAAGTTGACCGTGAAGAACTTGCTTTCCTGCAGGTTGGTGTCGACCAGGCGGGCGCCGATGAACCAGGCGAAATTGGCCTTGGCCGCCTCGAGGTTGGCGCCGCTCAGGTCGGCATTGGAGAAATCGGTCCGGAAGAGGCGGGCGAATTCGAGATCGGCACCGACCAGGCGGGCGCCGCGAAAAGTTGCGGTCGGCGCGCTGACCTTGTTGAGACGGGCCGCCGTCAGGTCGGCGCCGTCGAGATTGGCGCCAGCCAGGTTGGCGCCGCGCAGATCGGCACGCGCCAGCTGGGCTCCGCGCAGGTCGGCCCCGGCCAGGTTCTTGCCGGCCAGGTTGGCGTGGCGCAGGTCGGCACCGGCGCAGCGGGCGTGCGGCCAGATGCCGCAACCGTTGATCACCGTCGGCGCGAAAGGCTCGGCAGCCTGGCTAGCGGTCGACACGAAAAAAAGGGCAAAAATCAGGGAACGCAGTGTCATTGCAGAATCATCCATTGCCGGCCAGGCCCCCGACCCGACCGCCGACACCCCATGCCGGTGCCGGCGGCCATCGCCAACTGCCGCAGGGAGACGGCAGCTGCTTGGGCCGGAAGACTGCGCCGTGCTAGCGCTTGAGCGATTTAGGCAGCTTGAAGACCCACATCGAGCCGCCCTGCGTCACCTGCTTGGTCAGGTCGGCGAGGTCGCCGCCCCAGAGCGGCACGGCGCCGCCGTAGCCGGACTGGATGCCGACGAACTGCTCGCCGTCCATTTCCCAGGTGATCGGCACCGAGACCACGCCGGAGCCGGTCTGGAACTTCCACAGCTCCTTGCCGTTCTTGGCATCGAAGGCCTTGACGTAGCCGTCCGAAGTACCGGTGAACACGAGACCGCCGGCGGTGGTCATGGTGCCGGCCCAGAGCGGGAATTTCTCCTTGTGCTCCCAGGCGATCTTGCCGGTTTTCGGATCCAGCGCGCGCAGCGTGCCGACGTGGTCGTCGAACAGCTTCTTGATGCGGAAACCCTGGCCGAGGTAGGCCGAACCGGCCTTGTAGGTCAGCTTTTCCGTCCAGTAGTCCATCGCCCAGTGGTTGGCGGGAATGTAGAACAGCTCGGTCTGCGGGCTGTAGCTCATCGGCATCCAGTTGGTGCCGCCCAGGAATGGCGGCGAGACGAACACCGAATCGCCCTTCTCGGCGCCTTCCTTGGGCAGCGGCGGCCGGTTGCCCTTCTCGATCGGCCGGCCGGTCTTGAGATCGAAACCGGAAGCCCAGGTAATGCCTTCGACGAAGGGCCAGGCACCGATCAGCGCCGTCGGCTTGTTCGGGTAGCCGGCACCGCTGGTCAGCTTCTCGCGGTCGGTGACGAAGAAGAACCCGTTGCGGTCGGCGTGCGCCGAAGCCTTGACCGGCTTGCCGGTCTTCGGATCCTTGTATTCAAAGAGGACGACCGAGTTGTTGCCGGAGAAGTCCCAGGCATCGTTCGGGGTGTGCTGGAAGAAGCCCTTCAACTCGCCGGTGCTGGCATCGACATAGGCCTGGCCGGAGGTGAACAGGCTGTCCCAGTTGCGCGGATCGTCGCCTTCCTTGGTGCGGTGCCAGGTGTTCCACGGGGCCGGGTTGCCGGCGCCGATCACCACCATGTTCTTTTCGACGTCGTAGCTGGCCGTCTGCCAGGGCGCGCCGCCGCCGTGGTTCCAGGCGTCGACGAGCTTGCCCTCCTTGTCGCGCGGCCAGGACGGCGCTTCCTTGTCGCCGGTCGGGGTCGATTCCTT
The DNA window shown above is from Quatrionicoccus australiensis and carries:
- a CDS encoding c-type cytochrome is translated as MRKLFPLFCAVLFSAAIHANEVAVAPDVAPDGLAPLGETWLEANPYRGQPAAVSVGRAAYNQACARCHGADAATNAAPAPDLRQINRYCRRIDDAELNAACMRDNDAWFAKSVRYGKVIVGVTHMPPWQGVLKQELAWAIQTFIEAQASRGRE
- a CDS encoding pentapeptide repeat-containing protein; translated protein: MTLRSLIFALFFVSTASQAAEPFAPTVINGCGIWPHARCAGADLRHANLAGKNLAGADLRGAQLARADLRGANLAGANLDGADLTAARLNKVSAPTATFRGARLVGADLEFARLFRTDFSNADLSGANLEAAKANFAWFIGARLVDTNLQESKFFTVNFQGADLSGSYRRYTVFQDADFTGCRACPTDW
- a CDS encoding methanol/ethanol family PQQ-dependent dehydrogenase, producing MKPNRFNPRPTLLAALLAACFCAPAQAGKTVSWEDILNDDKTTGDVLSYGLGLKAQRFSPLSKVNTKNVEHLVPAWSFSFGGEKQRGQEAQALVHDGVIYVTASYSRIFAIDARTGKRLWEYEARLPDDIRPCCDVVNRGAAIYGNKIYFGTLDASIVALDKDTGKVAWRKKFGDHKVGYTMTGAPFVVKDEKSGKVLLVHGSSGDEFGVVGWLFARDPDTGEEVWARPMVEGHMGRLNGKESTPTGDKEAPSWPRDKEGKLVDAWNHGGGAPWQTASYDVEKNMVVIGAGNPAPWNTWHRTKEGDDPRNWDSLFTSGQAYVDASTGELKGFFQHTPNDAWDFSGNNSVVLFEYKDPKTGKPVKASAHADRNGFFFVTDREKLTSGAGYPNKPTALIGAWPFVEGITWASGFDLKTGRPIEKGNRPPLPKEGAEKGDSVFVSPPFLGGTNWMPMSYSPQTELFYIPANHWAMDYWTEKLTYKAGSAYLGQGFRIKKLFDDHVGTLRALDPKTGKIAWEHKEKFPLWAGTMTTAGGLVFTGTSDGYVKAFDAKNGKELWKFQTGSGVVSVPITWEMDGEQFVGIQSGYGGAVPLWGGDLADLTKQVTQGGSMWVFKLPKSLKR